The following are from one region of the Bacteroidota bacterium genome:
- a CDS encoding NYN domain-containing protein, which produces MTKDCVAIYLDFENLAISSEQVYPKEEMPLQIEPIVDYASNKGTIAIKKAYANWNYPLFRQYQRVLLEQGFELIHLPETTVQGKSWADIRITIAILDDLALHPHLQTVILGSQDTDFIPIVQAVKSKGRDVIVAGFGQFVGNLLKKNCTEFVSLNELFTGDADAASNEGEEYDVEELFRRLLAVHNTEEPIFMTNLKQDLLKLDPSFSERQLGFQSFSQFARSLVGTFIERIERSKERGVDVVFLKELSKKHDKKSAKALASEFLTKGMKFVKQSKQRREMINAIMTSPQLIEGLTLPEIIDIAKKVTSLQGIVVNKFVFQLYNADVLVQRKGPNDGPLFSRKIVASPKFPNTDAVEKTYMERMQFLVASKFPSMKDKEIQELMGA; this is translated from the coding sequence ATGACCAAAGATTGTGTAGCCATCTATCTGGATTTTGAAAATCTGGCAATTTCCTCCGAGCAGGTGTATCCCAAAGAGGAAATGCCGCTGCAAATCGAGCCGATCGTGGACTACGCGAGCAACAAGGGAACCATTGCCATTAAAAAGGCATACGCCAACTGGAATTACCCACTGTTCAGGCAGTATCAACGGGTTTTGTTGGAGCAAGGCTTCGAATTGATCCACCTTCCTGAAACCACGGTACAAGGGAAAAGCTGGGCAGACATTCGCATTACCATCGCCATTTTGGATGATTTGGCCCTCCATCCGCATCTCCAAACGGTCATCTTGGGAAGTCAGGACACGGATTTTATTCCGATCGTGCAGGCTGTAAAATCCAAGGGACGCGATGTCATCGTTGCTGGCTTTGGGCAGTTTGTCGGCAATTTGCTCAAGAAAAACTGCACTGAATTTGTCTCCCTCAATGAACTCTTTACGGGCGATGCCGATGCTGCTTCCAACGAAGGTGAGGAGTACGACGTCGAGGAGTTGTTCCGTCGCTTGTTGGCCGTACACAACACCGAGGAACCGATTTTCATGACCAATCTCAAGCAAGACCTGCTCAAACTCGATCCTTCCTTTTCTGAAAGGCAGCTCGGCTTTCAATCCTTTTCGCAGTTTGCGCGCTCGCTTGTGGGCACATTCATTGAAAGAATCGAGCGCTCCAAGGAGCGAGGCGTGGATGTTGTCTTCCTCAAGGAACTCAGTAAAAAGCACGACAAAAAGTCCGCCAAGGCTTTGGCTTCCGAATTCCTCACCAAAGGAATGAAGTTTGTGAAGCAAAGCAAACAACGGCGTGAAATGATCAATGCCATCATGACTTCCCCGCAATTGATTGAAGGCTTGACTTTGCCCGAGATCATCGACATCGCCAAAAAGGTCACGAGTTTGCAGGGGATCGTCGTGAACAAATTCGTATTCCAGCTCTACAATGCCGACGTGCTTGTGCAGCGCAAAGGACCCAACGATGGGCCACTCTTCAGCCGGAAAATCGTCGCGTCACCCAAATTTCCCAACACCGATGCGGTTGAAAAGACCTACATGGAACGGATGCAATTTTTGGTGGCATCCAAATTCCCAAGCATGAAGGACAAAGAAATTCAAGAGCTGATGGGCGCTTAA
- a CDS encoding translocation/assembly module TamB domain-containing protein — MKRILRTTFRTLRAIVVSLSLLVLLALWALRSEWAQNQLVPILENAISDALGVQIEIGTVDIDLPAYAVLTDLKMRDAQHQDMFAVKRLKVGFGSFSLLDFILHPKDVQSIKVSDVQLLQPTAHLYRSRRDSIWNYNCLNSASEDTTPSKPLKLRLEFPSVNLKGGEFSMIDSTKSDSILAISTPMNFSNLHFKDIHSELSYQLEPGLKMFGHIERFSVSEVRSQQSVSEFSTGYLIQLRPEAPSKLNICIDGARLKVGRTHLDLDAGLDDIRPDSLPDAFHPVFTVQFRPSTFDFRTLNKLLPKPLPMAEPMQVQGLVWGDMNGIFSDSLFVGLLEKTRLRTTLALTDFTHSDDLKFGLGIEQGILSFEELQRFLPDSEIPLRGVVALRGNVVGTLTQLKTQKLEVRYMEQTHLLVDARITDYTKGDLIFMDIKFKNSKFRFDELKHLMPEMNLPPWLSKFGTCGIDGKFLGGINDFVVNAEMTSAFGNVNSNLHLQLPPKVRQITYDGWISTQHLNFDALGADLPVASNDFNFEGRIDGSGTSWGTMNANIDGTIQDSDLEGYRIEKIFTSDLKLRGYKITGGVDVVDAHGAASVVVDLDLPDSSQHFFVVGDIKHLDLAQYGILPSDSVFFSAIINLNLDGKNIEDYTGKLRFLQAALTRKDSEDSLELKNAVITSKLDENKHHSIKLRSSMADMDLLGRFRYDQAAKIIGNLATEARLFLKNNDSLTLAYYEAKVQDSVDFQFTDTIRTKAEINHALAFFQVPLYLEPGTMVAARFEHGSIDDLEIKMHSDSIGYAAYSLDQDSVYISIMKDGGENHFLGNGFVQVKTLSLSENLHFSNLTIEPSADANQVDYFMRASQPETGSAYVISGSTNFFPGGEIKTQIHADESKLTIRGKPWTFAQGNSIVHLYEKPPSLAKLNTDSVISRYHLRGLKLMSEGQEISFGGVISTDRLDMMNIDIRNLSIRNVLEVLENQQDIDGRVKWATIGARNLLKGQPAIFGSGEVVNFRYQLVDSIGIRFKGGWPDLRGNDYASLRVELGKWRQDSAIVHGWYNMKNDSIHFDADSSTFQLSWIGPFVEGILSEMEGKIAVDNFKVRGTLKKPELDGIARFTNSSFKVDYLNNVFRIGDNQLKFDNQRVNISRIMLHDTLGGSAELNGSVLYNDPNGAKLDIRLDNVDNLLFMDTRKEDNDVFYGHIVIDGDSAKVTGKASAPHIDAWVNTGNNSWLDIPISSYTSANRLDFVNFIQKGDTLHKEKKADFGGLSMTLNVNARSNARVRLIFDEFVGDVIEARGDGNIIVKVDEDGEFNMFGAYIVDRGDYHFTMENVLNKKFSVNKGGRIVWNGDPFDALVDLEAVYKVNADMSAILGNSGSGNRVPVEIVMHMKGSLMTPEIALELRLEMSEQDVFGLATFFQGIQYDQQELNKQVVSLLLFRRFASTSTSATASNSGANVTGSLSELVSNQVNHWLSQTFSDPKLGVEVLSNDFQDVQLALTASLFNDRVTVERNGTLIGNNSGNLSIGDLTVLIKVLPKVDTTGNLDPNAGQLVMEIFNREDASITNANNITRGTGLFYKKDFDRLKEFFETRKAMRKEEGVEIKGG, encoded by the coding sequence TTGAAAAGAATACTTCGCACCACATTCCGCACATTGCGGGCCATCGTCGTGAGCTTAAGCTTGCTCGTATTGCTCGCACTGTGGGCTTTGCGGTCGGAATGGGCACAAAACCAGCTCGTTCCAATTCTTGAAAATGCCATTTCCGATGCTTTGGGGGTGCAGATCGAGATTGGCACGGTCGACATCGACTTGCCGGCCTACGCGGTCCTTACCGACCTGAAAATGAGGGATGCACAGCATCAAGACATGTTTGCTGTCAAACGCTTGAAAGTCGGATTCGGCAGCTTTTCACTCCTCGATTTCATTTTGCACCCCAAAGATGTACAGTCGATCAAGGTGAGTGACGTGCAATTGCTGCAGCCCACGGCGCATCTCTATCGCAGCCGACGTGATTCGATCTGGAATTACAACTGCCTCAATTCGGCTAGCGAAGACACCACGCCTTCCAAGCCATTGAAACTCCGGCTTGAATTTCCCTCTGTCAATTTGAAAGGCGGCGAATTTTCCATGATCGACAGCACAAAAAGCGATTCGATCCTGGCCATTTCCACACCGATGAATTTCTCCAACCTGCATTTCAAGGATATTCATTCTGAATTGAGCTATCAGTTGGAGCCTGGGCTGAAAATGTTTGGGCATATCGAGCGGTTTAGCGTCTCCGAGGTGCGCTCCCAACAATCGGTGAGCGAATTCTCCACTGGCTATCTCATCCAACTGCGGCCGGAAGCACCCTCCAAATTGAATATCTGCATCGATGGTGCACGCCTGAAGGTAGGGCGCACCCATCTTGACTTGGATGCGGGATTGGATGACATCCGGCCTGACAGCCTTCCTGATGCATTTCATCCGGTTTTTACGGTGCAGTTCCGCCCTTCCACGTTTGATTTCAGAACCCTCAACAAGCTTTTGCCCAAGCCATTACCGATGGCGGAGCCGATGCAGGTGCAAGGATTGGTTTGGGGCGACATGAATGGTATTTTTTCGGATTCGTTGTTTGTCGGGCTTCTGGAAAAAACACGATTGCGTACCACGTTGGCCCTGACGGATTTCACCCATTCCGACGATTTGAAGTTTGGCCTCGGCATTGAGCAGGGCATACTGTCGTTTGAGGAGTTGCAACGATTTTTGCCGGATTCAGAAATTCCGCTTCGCGGCGTTGTCGCTTTGCGCGGCAATGTGGTAGGAACTTTGACACAGCTCAAAACCCAGAAACTGGAGGTACGGTACATGGAGCAAACGCATCTGCTGGTCGATGCCCGCATCACCGACTATACCAAGGGCGACTTGATTTTCATGGATATTAAGTTCAAAAACAGCAAATTCCGGTTTGATGAGCTGAAACACTTGATGCCTGAGATGAATCTGCCGCCTTGGTTGTCCAAATTTGGAACCTGCGGGATTGACGGCAAATTTCTGGGCGGAATCAATGACTTTGTGGTCAATGCCGAAATGACTTCCGCATTTGGCAATGTCAACTCCAACCTCCATTTGCAGCTTCCACCCAAAGTCAGACAAATTACCTATGATGGCTGGATCAGCACGCAGCACTTGAATTTTGATGCTTTGGGAGCAGATTTACCTGTCGCTTCCAACGATTTCAACTTTGAAGGGCGCATCGATGGCTCGGGAACCTCTTGGGGAACGATGAATGCCAACATCGACGGCACGATTCAAGACTCCGACCTGGAGGGGTATCGGATCGAGAAGATATTTACCAGCGATCTGAAGTTGCGCGGCTACAAAATCACGGGCGGTGTGGATGTCGTCGATGCCCATGGTGCTGCATCCGTCGTCGTGGACCTTGACTTACCCGATTCTTCACAGCATTTTTTCGTGGTGGGTGACATCAAACACCTGGATTTGGCCCAATACGGCATCCTGCCTTCGGATTCCGTTTTTTTCAGCGCCATCATCAATTTGAATCTTGACGGCAAAAACATCGAAGACTATACAGGTAAACTTCGATTTCTGCAGGCCGCACTTACGAGAAAAGACAGCGAGGACTCCCTCGAACTCAAAAATGCGGTCATCACTTCCAAGTTGGACGAAAACAAACACCATTCGATCAAATTGCGCAGTTCCATGGCCGATATGGACCTTTTGGGAAGGTTCCGCTATGACCAAGCGGCTAAAATCATCGGCAACTTGGCAACCGAAGCCAGGTTGTTTCTCAAAAACAATGACTCCTTGACTTTGGCCTACTATGAAGCCAAAGTGCAAGATTCCGTTGATTTTCAGTTCACGGATACGATTCGCACAAAGGCAGAAATCAACCATGCCCTGGCGTTTTTCCAGGTTCCATTGTATCTGGAACCCGGCACCATGGTTGCGGCACGCTTTGAACATGGCAGCATCGATGATTTGGAGATCAAGATGCATTCTGATTCGATTGGTTACGCGGCCTACAGCCTGGATCAGGATTCCGTGTACATCTCCATCATGAAAGACGGCGGCGAAAATCACTTCTTGGGCAACGGTTTCGTGCAAGTGAAGACGCTTTCATTGAGCGAAAACCTGCATTTCTCCAATTTGACCATTGAACCTTCCGCCGATGCCAATCAAGTCGACTACTTCATGCGTGCCTCACAGCCGGAGACAGGTAGCGCCTATGTCATCAGTGGAAGCACCAATTTCTTTCCAGGTGGGGAAATCAAAACGCAGATTCATGCCGACGAATCCAAACTGACCATTCGCGGGAAACCCTGGACCTTCGCCCAAGGCAACTCCATCGTGCACCTTTACGAGAAGCCGCCAAGTCTCGCCAAGCTGAACACGGATTCTGTGATTTCCCGCTACCATTTACGCGGTCTGAAACTGATGTCAGAAGGGCAGGAGATTTCCTTTGGCGGCGTGATCTCGACGGATCGATTGGACATGATGAACATCGACATTCGAAATCTCAGCATTCGAAACGTACTGGAAGTTCTTGAAAATCAGCAGGATATTGACGGAAGGGTCAAGTGGGCCACCATCGGTGCGCGCAATTTGCTCAAAGGCCAACCTGCAATTTTTGGAAGTGGGGAGGTGGTCAATTTTCGCTATCAGCTGGTCGACAGCATCGGAATCCGCTTCAAAGGTGGTTGGCCTGATCTACGTGGGAATGACTATGCTTCCTTGCGCGTGGAGTTGGGGAAATGGCGGCAGGATTCGGCCATTGTTCATGGTTGGTACAACATGAAAAATGACTCCATTCACTTTGATGCAGATTCCTCGACCTTCCAACTTTCCTGGATTGGACCGTTTGTCGAAGGTATTTTGAGCGAGATGGAAGGAAAAATCGCCGTTGACAACTTCAAGGTCAGGGGAACTTTGAAAAAACCTGAGCTTGACGGCATTGCAAGATTCACCAATTCATCCTTCAAAGTTGACTATCTCAACAATGTTTTCAGAATCGGTGACAATCAGTTGAAGTTTGACAATCAACGGGTAAACATTTCGAGGATCATGCTCCATGACACTTTGGGCGGATCTGCCGAATTGAATGGAAGTGTGCTTTACAACGATCCCAACGGGGCAAAGCTTGACATTCGCCTGGACAATGTCGACAATCTGCTCTTTATGGATACGCGCAAAGAAGACAACGATGTCTTTTACGGGCACATCGTCATTGACGGCGACTCTGCCAAAGTCACGGGAAAAGCCTCAGCTCCCCATATCGATGCCTGGGTCAATACCGGCAACAATTCTTGGCTGGACATTCCGATTTCGAGTTATACGAGTGCCAACAGGCTTGACTTCGTGAATTTCATTCAGAAAGGCGATACCCTGCACAAAGAGAAAAAAGCAGATTTTGGCGGTTTGAGCATGACTTTGAATGTCAATGCCCGCAGCAATGCCCGCGTAAGACTGATTTTTGATGAATTTGTCGGCGACGTCATCGAGGCACGCGGAGACGGAAATATCATCGTGAAGGTCGATGAGGATGGCGAATTCAACATGTTTGGAGCCTATATCGTCGATCGGGGTGATTACCATTTTACCATGGAGAATGTCCTGAACAAGAAATTTTCGGTCAACAAAGGGGGCAGAATCGTCTGGAATGGTGATCCGTTTGATGCATTGGTCGACCTCGAGGCCGTTTACAAAGTCAATGCAGACATGAGTGCGATCCTCGGCAACAGTGGCAGCGGAAATCGTGTTCCCGTTGAAATTGTGATGCACATGAAGGGTTCGCTGATGACGCCCGAGATTGCACTCGAATTGCGATTGGAAATGTCTGAGCAGGATGTTTTTGGCTTGGCGACTTTCTTCCAAGGTATTCAATACGATCAGCAGGAATTGAACAAGCAGGTGGTAAGCTTGCTCTTGTTCAGGCGATTTGCAAGCACATCCACCTCTGCAACAGCTTCCAATTCAGGCGCAAATGTTACGGGTAGCCTTTCTGAACTGGTCTCCAATCAGGTCAATCACTGGCTATCACAAACTTTCAGTGATCCCAAACTCGGGGTTGAGGTATTGTCCAACGATTTTCAGGATGTGCAGTTGGCGCTCACCGCCAGCCTGTTCAATGACCGTGTGACTGTGGAACGCAACGGTACCTTGATCGGAAACAACTCCGGAAACCTGAGTATCGGGGACTTGACCGTATTGATCAAGGTATTGCCCAAGGTCGATACCACAGGCAATTTGGATCCCAATGCCGGGCAGTTGGTGATGGAGATCTTCAACCGCGAAGATGCAAGCATCACCAATGCCAACAACATCACCCGTGGCACGGGCTTGTTTTATAAGAAGGACTTTGACCGTCTCAAGGAGTTTTTTGAAACCAGGAAGGCGATGCGCAAGGAAGAAGGTGTTGAAATTAAGGGCGGATGA